The genomic window TTCGCGCACGACGTCGATCACGAGCGGAATCAGCAATCTCGGGAGAATCTGCCTCTGCAGTTTGATTCTCACGTTCTTGCTCAGTTGCAATCGTTTCGTCATCCTGTGCAGGGGAACCAGTTTTTTCATTAGCTTGATTTTGTGCAGCCACATCCGTTTTTGCACCAGTTGTGCGACCTGTTGCCACATCCTGCCGTTGGTGTTCGCATTGCTGTGAGAAACTTGGGAATACTCGGTAGTAACATGCCCAGTTTAATGTAACATCGACCTCTACAGTTTCGCGCTCGGGTCTCACAAGGAATTCGGCTCCGAAAGCCATTGGTGCAAGCTTGACCATCAACTCGCGCAAGTGACCCGGTTGAGTCTGGTCAGAAAGTTCATCTAAAGATGGACGCAGATTTCCTATGAAATAAACATCTCGTGGATAGTTTCGTACACATTCGGATTCGCTTCGACCACTGGTTTTATCACGTAAATTGGCAACCAAGTACTCCGCCAATCTGATCTCATCTTGATTCAAATTCCCATTGCTCATATTCATGCATCCTTTTGAGCCAGCCCCAGACTACCACGCAAGAAAGGACCGGCGACGTTCTGTATCCGGATCACGTGCAACACCAATAAGGAACTTCGCACATCTCCAAAGGTTAAACCTAGGTCAGGGTCAATCACTTCGTCGTCGTTCTTGGATACTGACCCTGTTGCGTGCTCAGCCAACCAGCGATTCAGTTTCATCGATAAGCCTCGATGAAGCCCCCGTAATCTGCTTGCAGCTTGTAAGATGAACTTATGGAATTGTAGTACAAAGCTCATATTGAGCACATGCGCCACTCTCTGCAAATCTTCAGGATCAAGAGGACATAATACCATCCCCCTGAGCCAAAAATTCAAGGTCAGAGTGGACACAAGTTGGCTTCCTCTTGCCTGCATTCGTCGCAATAACCCGTTCAAATCTCGCACCCCGAAAGCTCGCAATTCTGCCGAGTCGCCTTTATTTGCCTGCCATTGCTCAAACCGCACACGCAAATCCTCTTGCCAACGACGAATCATCGCGAGATGAAGTTCTATAGAAGGATGTTTGTGGACACGAGAAATAATCAATTCATAAAGACTCTGCCGTTGTTGCCCATGGATAAGCAAGACGAAGTCACCTGTTCTCAGTGAACGGACATACCGTTGTTCGAGTGCGCCATTTCTAACGAGGTTTATGATGTCATCCGGCGCGAAATGGGCAAACCAGCCCTGTTCAAACTGCACCTCTATCGCTTCTTGACACCAAAGATTGCCAGGGTCTGAGACAGTATCTGCGGTGCTATTTTCATCTTGATCAGCCCAGAGATAATCCTCTTCTGCCGACTCATCCCCTTCATTCTGAAAAATTCTGGCAACTTCAACCACAGCGTCGTCTGGTTTCCAAAGCTGGCCAGAAGGAGTTATCTTCAGCGTCGCAGCGGTTTCGGCGTTCATTTCAATAGCTTCAGTCACAGTTAACCGCGATGGGAAGGTCTTTATTTCCGGCTCTCTTATTTTTCCAAGCCGAGCAATTGTTCCCATAGTCCGCCTGTTGGTGCTTAAACGATCCGACCACTCAGCCGCTCTGCGAATGAACGACGGGCATTGGTGCGGGTATACCACTAAATCAACATTTGGCTGAACGAATACCGGCAAGAGCCGTGCGGCTATGGCCGGGCTTGGGAGACCAACCACAACCGGATGCCAAAGAAAGCTTCTCGGAGGCATCAATAGGTCAATTGTATTTGCTGTCTCTACTGGCATGTGCTGACAATAAATCCAGCGCCGAAGGTCGTTTAGACTCACAACATGAGTGTGGAAATCGAGCAAGTCATCTTCGGTGATATTATGGCGGGCGAGCAGAGCAAAAATGAATAGTCTCTTCCTTGCATTACTGGCGAACAGGATAATCCGAGCCTCACCATTGGGTGGTTCCGAGATGCAGAGATTGCTAAGCGCCTCCCATAGAGGACAGCCGTGGTTCTCCAGGTTATCTTTCGCCACATTCAAGAGGTTTCCTATTCTTTCAAGTTCACCATACAGTTTCCGTGCAACTTGTTCACAAGAATTTCGGAAATTAGCACAGGCAGATCCTAGCTGGTTAAAAGACTTCAATCCCCATAATCTGGGTGCTTCTGCTTCATAGAAGTCTAATGGCGCGGCCAAAGATTCCAAAGCTCGCAGATACCTCCAGTGGACTGCAATAGCATCTCTTTGGAATTGCCCTTCTAGCTTTTGTGAAGCACGACCGAGCATTTGGCCTGCATCGCGAATAGTGTCGCTAAATGAGCTGACCACCCTCCCCGCGAGCATAATGGGAATAAGTGCTGTGTTCTTATCAGTATTTAAGAGGTTGACGGGGTTCAATTGAAGTTGGCATGGGTCAATATTCGGGCGTTGAATGCTCGGCGGCCAGACAAACGTCTGCCCGTGACCTTCAAAGTCTTTGACGCACTCGGAAAGTGGATTTTGACCCCAAGCGATCACTGCAATTCCACGTCGAACCGCTTCGTCAAGCAAAGGCCACAGCCAATTCAATGATGGCGCATCGCCACAGTCAACAGCAATCCAACATGGGCAGTACGTTCGGACGATTGCTTCGGGATCGGCTGGAGCATAAACCGTGACCACACGAGGCAAGCCCACTGCTGATGATGCATCAGATGTTGGGCATCCTGAACCTGATGCCCAGCGGCTAATATGTTGTTGAGAAAACACCTCCGCAAGACTCAGCTCCAGGTTTTGCACGCCTGTGCGGCGCAGCTGGTCCCGGATTCCAACTGTAGACCCAAAATAGAGGACGGGACCACTTTGGGGTATGGGGTTACTGCCAACTGGTAGCCGAGAATCCAAAAAATGACGAATCAGTGCTGTCGCGAATGAAAAGGCAGGGCGATGGGGCCGAAAATCGGGGACTGTGATTAATAGTCGTTCGTGGCTCCTGAGTGTAGATGCGATAAGACGTGCATTCCAGTCATCAACGGCATCCCCGGCTTTCTGTCCATCAAACAGAAGTCGGCGCTCATTCCACAATTTTTGGAAAAGCACATCCTCTGTCCCAGGAAGGGCAGCTATTACATTCTTGATCCATTCGAGAGACATTCTGGGGCCTCGGAATCAAGTAAGATGCCAATAGATGTCTCAGCGCAGAACTGCTCATAATGATGCGTCTGGTTCAAAACACTGTGTCACATCTACTAATTCGCCACGTAGCAGAGGAGCCGAAGGAATCCTGCCCTAAGCACAGCTGAGTCACCGATTTTCATTATGGCTACCATCCTGACTCAACTCCCCAAGGCCGGACTTCTCGAGTTCTTGCCTGCTCGTGCTGCGTCCAAGAATTTGCGACTCGTGAATTGCGGCATGGAAGGTATCCCATGAGAATACCCGGTAATCCCAAGGTGCACGCAAATGTACCACAGTATTAGGTTGCAGCTCGTGAATAAACTCAGCCCAGTTGGCAGCAGCAAGAATAACGGTAATCCCGAGCTGTTTAGCGCATCGGCGTAGATTGCGAGAAACGATGTTGGCCGTTATCGAATCCAGGGTTGCGCAAAATTCGTCCGCAACCCAAATATCTGATTCAGACGCAATAAGTTTGGCGACCATAGCACGATAGCGTTGTCCGTTGCTCAACTCGCGAAAGCGTTTAACATAGAGATGTGCTTCCGCTAAGCCGGACACATTCAGAGCGAAAAGAGCCCGATCTAAAGAAATTCGGCCAAATGCATTTACGAGAGGCCGAGAACTTGGCAGAGGCCCGAGTGAAGTAACCGTGAGGGAATCGGGGACTTTGATGTTACCAGTCATGCCTTCAGGCCGATATTGAGGATCGTTCAAACTCCCTTCGAGTAGATTTAATAGGGTTGTCTTGCCAGCACCGGAGGGTCCGCAAATCAGAACAATGTCTCCAGGCTGGATTGTGAAGTTTATATTGGCAAACAATGTGGTGGTTAACATCTCGCGGCTTACGCCAAAAGCCTGCTGAATTTTCCTTGTCGAGCGGGTGCGGATTAAGGGGGCCGATAGCGTAAGCGTACACTCTTGCACGTCAATAGGGGATTGTAGGCGCGGAACATTTACAAGAGGTTGTTGGGCAGGGTAATAATCCGGCAAACCACGTTCACCGATGCGCCTCCGGACGAAGTTTTCACTAGCCCGCGTCAGACCCATTATAAATGTCGGTTTCGGGAGTCGAAAAATTTTATGTAGTAAAGCCCAGTTTTCGTCGGACAACCGCTGAGGTGAACGGAGCAATAAGTCTAACAGACGCTCACGGGGAACAGCCAGCTCTTCTTCAATTTGTTCAAGGCGAGTAGCGTAAGAAACCTGCAGGTCAACAATTCCGCCACTCTCCTCCTTCAATATTTCCCCAGCCTTGACCCGTTCTAAATTCTTTAAGATATAGGCCATGTCCTCATTGACGCGCGCCAAATTCCCTTCTGTATCGCCGATGTAATGCATTCCTGATGATTCGACAAAAGGGACGTAACGGAGCATGTCGGCTGTTATTTCGATAAACAACGGCTTGAGTTTTCCGACATGCCAATGGTCTCGTGCAAATCGTGCAGCGTGTTTGACCAGAATTCGCGCGATACCTAATCCACGAAATTCAGGAGAAACGACTGTTCGAGCTATCCGAACAATGAGGTTCGTGTATTTGCGAACTGTGGCCTTCTTCCAGGTGGTCCAGGAAATATCCCCTGAAGCATGATGAAATACGCTGTCGAGGAGCATCGCGCGCGCGCGATTCATTAAAAAGGCTGTTGACAGCTCGACATAGCCCAATACGCGGGGAAGCAAGGGGTCTTCAGACCGTACAATCAATGGTGCTCTACGTCCATGGAGCACTTTACCTCGATAATGGTAGTCCTCTAACTGATGGTATCCTGCAAGTTCCTCCTCTGTTTGGATTTCCTTGATCTGTAAACGAAGCGTCCGGGGACCCACTCTCAGAATATCACTACGGCAATACGCTGGAAGAATTTGTGCCTTGCCATTTTGGCATGTTACATGAGCATTTTGTGACTGGTCTGCAATTACGTCATCGCTCGGACCGAGGCAGGAATATCGGTGTGTTTTGAGGATTTCACCATTTGATAGTCTGAAGATTTTCCCGTCCGGGCTATAACGGACAGAGTTTACACGCATTTCGTCCCTCCCACCCTTCGAGAATTATCCATCTTTGTATAGCACAAATCGGCTATCTGCCGTTAGGACATTCCCCGTTAGCAGGTTTCACCGAAAGGTTTACCCTCTGGATTGAACTTGGCGCATGAAATTTCCATCAATAAAGGATCCAGACAATCTCAGGTTCCCCTATTCTCATCCAGTCTGTAGGTATTGGCTCAGTGCTGCGGTGCACGGATTCAACTTCCGCAGTCATTGACGACATCATTCAATCGGCGGCTAGTGTCCTGAGTCATTAATCCGTTTACAAAATCGCTTCAGGTTTTTGAGGATTTCGTCAGCGGTTTTGGTCCAGACAAATGGCTTGGGATCCTCATTGCAAATGGCAATGTATCTACGGATGGCGTTCTGAAGTTGATTTACGCTGCGGTGGCTGCCGCGGCGAATCTGTTTCTCCGTTAGTTCGGCAAACCACCTCTCGACCAGATTCAGCCATGAGGCACTGGTCGGAGTAAAATGCATGTGGAAGTGAGGCCTCTTGACCAGCCAGCGCTGGATCATGGCAGTCTTATGAGTTCCGTAGTTATCAAGAACGACATGGACATCCAGACCATCGGGGACGTTATCCTCCACGAGGTCGAGGAATTTGCGAAACTCAACGCTGCGATGCCGTCTGTGGCATTTGCCGAGCACTTCGCCGGTTGCCGTATTCAGAGCTGCAAAAAGCGAGGTAGTCCCGTAGCGCCGGTAATCGTGAGTCCGACGCTCGACCTGTCCCGGCCGTAGAGGCAGGAGCGGTTGCATCCGGTCAAGCGCCTGTATTTGACTCTTCTCATCCACGCACAGTACCACGGCCTTCTCCGGCAGGTTCAGGTACAGTCCGACAATGTCCCGGACTTTTTCAATGAAAAAAGCGTCCGAGGAGAGTTTGAAGGTTTCAGTTCGATGGGGCTGCAACGCAAATGCGCGCCAAATCCGGCTTATCGCCGATTGGCTCATGCCTGTGGCTTTGGCCATCGAACGGGTGCTCCAGTGAGTGGCATTTCGGGGAGTCGACTCTAAGGTGAGCGTCACAACACGCTCCACATCTTCATCGGTAATCTTTCGCGGCATGCCGGGTCTTGGCTCGTCCAACAAGCCATCGACCCGCTGCTCGACGAACCGCATGCGCCATTTGCCAACAGTGGCGCTCGTTATTCCAAGTTGCCTGGCGGCCGCATCGTTGGCAATACCCTCGGCGCAGGCAAGGACGATTCGAGCTCGCAATGCAAGTGACTGCGACGTTTTGGGCCGGTGTGCCAGCCGTTCCAGTTCCGTTCTTTCAGCCAAGCTCAATTCGAGTTCCGCCTTTGGTCGCCCCGTTCGCATATGGCCCTCCATGTGAGAAGTGGCCAGAGCATACAGGAGATCACTGAATTATTCAACTAATTAATGACTCAGGACACTCGCCGATAGAGACCGGCGCACGGTCTGCCAGGGGAACCGCCTGCCCGGGCAATCGGTTGCGGCACCGTCCACGTCACGGTGGCCCACGACGCGGCCGGCAGGGATACGATAATAGTCCATCAGGGTTTTGAGCAGATAGTCGAGCGAACGAAGCTGGCTGGAGGAGGGTTGCTCCTCGTTGAAGTTCCCGACGAGAGCGATTCCTATGCCCTTATCGTTCATTCCGCCCGCTTTGCAGTGAGCGCCGCATTGCTGTTTGACCCAGCGGGGCGACGCTTCGATCTGGCCGTCACCCTTCCCCAACGTGCCGTTGTCGATAAGGAAATGGTACCCGAGGCCGTACCAGAAACCACGATCCTCGTGGGTCCGGTCGATCAACGATGCATTCCCGATATCGGTGGCCGTATGGTGGATGATGATGTATTTCCACTGGGAATTCGGGTAGAGGGCGATGACGTGTTTCATGACTCGCGCGTTGGGGATTGTGAGCTTCTGTCCCTTCGCGATCGGCTCCCCGGGTCTCAAGCCGTTGGCGGCGTAAATGGATTCCTGGGAAACGTTGTACATCCTGGAAATGCGCCAGATTGTCTCCATCGGGCCGACTTCATGGGTGATCGTGCGGGGAGTTCCCAGATCGGCAAGCGGCTTTTCGACGACTGTTCCGGAACGTGGGGCGGGGGTCGAGACGGATGGTCGCGGAGAAGTCGCGGTGCCGCCCGGGGGGTACGCCGGGGAAGGGGGTTCCTGATAGACCTGCTTACCGCAGGAGGACAGCAACATCGACAACAGTGCAATAACAACCAATCCCTGCAAGAAGGATATCCGAATGTCTGCCAATTGCTTGCTCATATGGGCTCTGTCGGTTGAACGGAGTTTGCCGCCCAGCGTGGTTCCATCATAAGGCTCTTTCAATCGTTTGCAAGCAGGAAATGCTGTCGCCTGATGTCCATTTTCCAGGAGGGAACCCTTCGGAGAAAAGGCCGCGAAGTGCCGGAGGAGACCGGTATCAGGCCACGCCGTC from Syntrophobacter fumaroxidans MPOB includes these protein-coding regions:
- a CDS encoding DUF7764 domain-containing protein, which codes for MSLEWIKNVIAALPGTEDVLFQKLWNERRLLFDGQKAGDAVDDWNARLIASTLRSHERLLITVPDFRPHRPAFSFATALIRHFLDSRLPVGSNPIPQSGPVLYFGSTVGIRDQLRRTGVQNLELSLAEVFSQQHISRWASGSGCPTSDASSAVGLPRVVTVYAPADPEAIVRTYCPCWIAVDCGDAPSLNWLWPLLDEAVRRGIAVIAWGQNPLSECVKDFEGHGQTFVWPPSIQRPNIDPCQLQLNPVNLLNTDKNTALIPIMLAGRVVSSFSDTIRDAGQMLGRASQKLEGQFQRDAIAVHWRYLRALESLAAPLDFYEAEAPRLWGLKSFNQLGSACANFRNSCEQVARKLYGELERIGNLLNVAKDNLENHGCPLWEALSNLCISEPPNGEARIILFASNARKRLFIFALLARHNITEDDLLDFHTHVVSLNDLRRWIYCQHMPVETANTIDLLMPPRSFLWHPVVVGLPSPAIAARLLPVFVQPNVDLVVYPHQCPSFIRRAAEWSDRLSTNRRTMGTIARLGKIREPEIKTFPSRLTVTEAIEMNAETAATLKITPSGQLWKPDDAVVEVARIFQNEGDESAEEDYLWADQDENSTADTVSDPGNLWCQEAIEVQFEQGWFAHFAPDDIINLVRNGALEQRYVRSLRTGDFVLLIHGQQRQSLYELIISRVHKHPSIELHLAMIRRWQEDLRVRFEQWQANKGDSAELRAFGVRDLNGLLRRMQARGSQLVSTLTLNFWLRGMVLCPLDPEDLQRVAHVLNMSFVLQFHKFILQAASRLRGLHRGLSMKLNRWLAEHATGSVSKNDDEVIDPDLGLTFGDVRSSLLVLHVIRIQNVAGPFLRGSLGLAQKDA
- a CDS encoding GNAT family N-acetyltransferase translates to MRVNSVRYSPDGKIFRLSNGEILKTHRYSCLGPSDDVIADQSQNAHVTCQNGKAQILPAYCRSDILRVGPRTLRLQIKEIQTEEELAGYHQLEDYHYRGKVLHGRRAPLIVRSEDPLLPRVLGYVELSTAFLMNRARAMLLDSVFHHASGDISWTTWKKATVRKYTNLIVRIARTVVSPEFRGLGIARILVKHAARFARDHWHVGKLKPLFIEITADMLRYVPFVESSGMHYIGDTEGNLARVNEDMAYILKNLERVKAGEILKEESGGIVDLQVSYATRLEQIEEELAVPRERLLDLLLRSPQRLSDENWALLHKIFRLPKPTFIMGLTRASENFVRRRIGERGLPDYYPAQQPLVNVPRLQSPIDVQECTLTLSAPLIRTRSTRKIQQAFGVSREMLTTTLFANINFTIQPGDIVLICGPSGAGKTTLLNLLEGSLNDPQYRPEGMTGNIKVPDSLTVTSLGPLPSSRPLVNAFGRISLDRALFALNVSGLAEAHLYVKRFRELSNGQRYRAMVAKLIASESDIWVADEFCATLDSITANIVSRNLRRCAKQLGITVILAAANWAEFIHELQPNTVVHLRAPWDYRVFSWDTFHAAIHESQILGRSTSRQELEKSGLGELSQDGSHNENR
- a CDS encoding IS630 family transposase — protein: MRTGRPKAELELSLAERTELERLAHRPKTSQSLALRARIVLACAEGIANDAAARQLGITSATVGKWRMRFVEQRVDGLLDEPRPGMPRKITDEDVERVVTLTLESTPRNATHWSTRSMAKATGMSQSAISRIWRAFALQPHRTETFKLSSDAFFIEKVRDIVGLYLNLPEKAVVLCVDEKSQIQALDRMQPLLPLRPGQVERRTHDYRRYGTTSLFAALNTATGEVLGKCHRRHRSVEFRKFLDLVEDNVPDGLDVHVVLDNYGTHKTAMIQRWLVKRPHFHMHFTPTSASWLNLVERWFAELTEKQIRRGSHRSVNQLQNAIRRYIAICNEDPKPFVWTKTADEILKNLKRFCKRINDSGH
- a CDS encoding N-acetylmuramoyl-L-alanine amidase, whose translation is METIWRISRMYNVSQESIYAANGLRPGEPIAKGQKLTIPNARVMKHVIALYPNSQWKYIIIHHTATDIGNASLIDRTHEDRGFWYGLGYHFLIDNGTLGKGDGQIEASPRWVKQQCGAHCKAGGMNDKGIGIALVGNFNEEQPSSSQLRSLDYLLKTLMDYYRIPAGRVVGHRDVDGAATDCPGRRFPWQTVRRSLSASVLSH